The proteins below are encoded in one region of Micromonospora pisi:
- a CDS encoding PadR family transcriptional regulator — MSVPMTLLGLLEREPSHGYDLKRDYDTYFGRGKPLPFGQVYSTLSRLARDGKVVISEVEPGVGGERKRYIITEVGATEVESWLTEPVDAEPHLQTVLMAKVVLALMLGRNAEAYLDTQRDAHLRRMRELTEIKRTGSLVDALLADHGMFHLEADLRWIDTTIARLDALAAAVRP, encoded by the coding sequence ATGAGCGTTCCGATGACCCTCCTTGGCCTGCTCGAACGCGAGCCCAGCCACGGCTACGACCTCAAGCGCGACTACGACACCTACTTCGGCCGGGGCAAGCCACTGCCGTTCGGCCAGGTCTACTCGACCCTCAGCCGCCTCGCCCGGGACGGCAAGGTGGTGATCAGCGAGGTCGAGCCGGGCGTCGGCGGGGAACGCAAGCGGTACATCATCACCGAGGTCGGCGCCACCGAGGTCGAGTCATGGCTGACCGAACCGGTCGACGCCGAGCCACACCTGCAGACCGTGCTGATGGCCAAGGTCGTACTGGCCCTCATGCTCGGCCGCAACGCCGAGGCGTACCTCGACACGCAACGCGACGCCCACCTGCGGCGGATGCGGGAGCTGACCGAGATCAAACGCACCGGCAGCCTGGTCGACGCGCTCCTGGCCGACCACGGCATGTTCCACCTGGAAGCCGACCTGCGATGGATCGACACCACCATCGCCCGGCTGGACGCACTGGCGGCGGCGGTGCGCCCATGA
- a CDS encoding SEC-C metal-binding domain-containing protein, whose protein sequence is MVEKLGGKDPCPCGSGRRFRPLLPCRWAV, encoded by the coding sequence CTGGTCGAGAAGCTAGGCGGCAAGGACCCCTGCCCGTGCGGTTCCGGGCGTCGGTTTCGGCCGCTGCTGCCGTGCCGGTGGGCGGTTTGA